In Trifolium pratense cultivar HEN17-A07 linkage group LG7, ARS_RC_1.1, whole genome shotgun sequence, a genomic segment contains:
- the LOC123893938 gene encoding auxin-responsive protein SAUR72-like: MKQLIRRLSRVSDSSQYTLLRNDSIHCRLTGSSRSRRVESFRLVLSKIRRSSSAVVPEGHVPIYVGDEMERFVVSAEILNHPIFIKLLNESAQEYGYEQKGVLRLPCNVFVFERVVEALQLGLDTRHINELLNSSEEEFC, from the coding sequence ATGAAGCAGTTAATTCGCCGTTTATCTCGTGTCTCCGACTCATCTCAGTACACACTACTTCGAAACGATTCAATTCATTGCCGGCTAACTGGCAGTAGCCGTAGCCGGCGAGTTGAATCGTTTCGTCTTGTCTTGTCGAAGATCCGGAGATCTTCTTCCGCAGTTGTACCGGAAGGACATGTTCCGATCTACGTCGGAGATGAGATGGAACGGTTTGTTGTTTCTGCCGAGATTCTTAATCATCCGATTTTTATTAAGCTTTTGAATGAATCAGCGCAGGAATACGGTTATGAACAGAAAGGTGTTCTTCGGTTACCGTGTAATGTTTTCGTTTTTGAGCGCGTGGTTGAAGCGTTGCAGCTTGGACTCGACACGCGCCACATCAATGAACTTCTTAATTCGTCGGAAGAAGAATTCTGttaa